The proteins below come from a single Desulfitobacterium metallireducens DSM 15288 genomic window:
- the ybaK gene encoding Cys-tRNA(Pro) deacylase — protein sequence MSQKTNAARILDQAGISYKLIPYEVDESDLSAVTVARKVGIPPEQIFKSIVVRGDKTGVLIACIPADKELNLKALAQLSGNKKVEVVHLKEVQPLTGYIRGGVSPLGTKKKYPVFFDETAELVDGLSISAGMRGLQIFIEPEDLLQVTEAKTGAITT from the coding sequence ATGTCTCAAAAAACAAATGCTGCACGGATCCTCGATCAAGCGGGGATTTCCTATAAACTGATTCCCTACGAAGTAGATGAATCAGACTTGTCTGCTGTTACTGTAGCTCGAAAAGTCGGAATTCCACCTGAACAGATCTTTAAAAGTATCGTTGTGCGCGGAGATAAAACAGGCGTTCTCATCGCTTGCATTCCTGCTGACAAAGAACTTAACCTTAAAGCCTTAGCCCAACTCAGCGGCAATAAAAAAGTCGAAGTCGTCCATTTAAAAGAGGTTCAGCCCCTAACCGGATATATCCGCGGTGGAGTCTCCCCCCTCGGTACAAAGAAAAAATATCCTGTATTTTTCGACGAGACAGCAGAGTTAGTTGATGGCTTATCCATCAGCGCCGGAATGCGGGGCTTACAGATCTTCATCGAACCCGAAGATCTCCTCCAGGTCACAGAAGCGAAAACTGGAGCAATCACTACTTAG
- a CDS encoding glutamine--tRNA ligase/YqeY domain fusion protein, whose translation MSVENNSSNFLRNIIIEDLKSGKVNHIQTRFPPEPNGYLHIGHAKSICLNFDLADEFKGKTNLRFDDTNPVKEDTEYVESIKQDVEWLGYEWDNLFFASNYFEEFYKRAVLLIQKGKAYVCDLSAEEIRKARGTLTEPGKESPDRHRSIEENLDLFERMRKGEFKDGEKVLRAKIDMSSPNINLRDPILYRIAHATHHNTGDKWCIYPMYDFAHPLEDAIEGVTHSICTLEFEDHRPLYDWVVGECEMANVPHQYEFARLNITNTVMSKRKLKLLVDEKVVDGWDDPRMPTISGLRRKGYTPESIRNFAREIGVAKADSIVDEKMLEHFIREDLKLKAPRTMAILQPLKVVITNYPEGQVEMLEAENNPENPEMGNRQIPFSREIYIEQDDFMETPPPKYFRLFPGNEVRLKHAYFIKCEEVIKDEQGKVIEIHCTYDPETKSGSGFTGRKVKGTIHWVEASQALSAEFRLYEPLILDEQMKAEEEEGKTFLDYINPNSLEVQQGFVERNMEEVKAQDKFQFYRHGYFNVDSKYTTSEKPVFNRIVSMKSSFKIN comes from the coding sequence ATATCTGTGGAAAACAATTCGTCTAATTTCTTGCGCAATATTATCATCGAGGATCTAAAGTCCGGTAAAGTCAATCATATTCAAACGCGTTTCCCTCCCGAGCCTAATGGCTATTTACATATTGGCCATGCTAAATCAATCTGTTTAAATTTTGATTTGGCGGATGAGTTCAAGGGAAAGACCAATCTTCGCTTTGATGATACGAATCCGGTTAAAGAAGATACGGAATATGTGGAGTCAATTAAACAAGATGTAGAATGGTTGGGTTATGAATGGGATAATCTTTTCTTCGCATCCAATTATTTTGAGGAGTTTTATAAGCGTGCAGTTTTGTTAATTCAAAAGGGGAAAGCTTACGTCTGTGATCTTTCGGCTGAGGAAATCCGCAAAGCACGGGGAACCTTAACTGAACCAGGAAAAGAAAGTCCGGATCGTCATCGGTCCATTGAGGAGAATTTAGATCTCTTTGAGCGGATGCGTAAAGGGGAGTTTAAGGATGGGGAGAAGGTTCTCCGAGCAAAGATTGATATGTCTTCCCCGAATATTAATTTGCGTGATCCGATTCTCTATCGAATTGCTCATGCCACTCATCACAACACGGGAGACAAATGGTGTATCTACCCAATGTATGATTTCGCTCATCCGTTAGAGGATGCAATTGAAGGAGTAACTCACTCGATTTGTACTTTGGAATTTGAAGACCATCGCCCCCTTTATGATTGGGTAGTCGGTGAATGTGAGATGGCTAATGTTCCTCATCAATATGAATTTGCTCGTTTAAATATCACCAATACCGTGATGAGCAAACGTAAACTCAAACTGTTGGTGGATGAAAAAGTCGTTGATGGTTGGGACGATCCTAGAATGCCAACGATTTCAGGACTCCGCCGTAAAGGGTATACGCCTGAGTCAATCCGTAATTTTGCACGGGAAATTGGGGTTGCTAAAGCAGATAGTATCGTCGATGAAAAGATGCTCGAGCATTTTATTCGGGAGGATTTAAAGTTAAAGGCTCCTCGAACAATGGCAATTCTTCAGCCTTTGAAAGTTGTCATCACAAACTATCCAGAAGGACAAGTGGAAATGCTTGAGGCTGAAAACAACCCAGAAAATCCGGAAATGGGAAATCGGCAAATTCCCTTCTCTCGGGAAATCTATATTGAACAAGATGATTTTATGGAGACACCACCACCAAAATATTTTAGACTTTTTCCTGGAAATGAAGTTAGGTTAAAGCATGCTTATTTTATTAAATGCGAAGAGGTTATTAAAGACGAACAAGGGAAAGTAATCGAGATTCATTGTACTTATGATCCAGAGACGAAAAGCGGATCTGGATTTACGGGTCGAAAGGTTAAAGGAACGATCCACTGGGTAGAAGCGAGTCAAGCGCTTTCCGCGGAGTTCCGTCTTTATGAGCCGCTAATTCTTGATGAACAAATGAAAGCGGAAGAAGAGGAAGGTAAGACGTTCCTCGATTATATCAATCCTAATTCGCTCGAAGTCCAACAAGGCTTTGTCGAACGGAATATGGAAGAGGTTAAGGCTCAGGATAAATTCCAGTTTTACCGTCATGGGTATTTTAATGTCGATTCGAAATATACGACTTCCGAGAAGCCGGTATTTAATCGGATTGTCTCAATGAAGAGCTCATTTAAAATCAATTAA
- a CDS encoding VOC family protein, whose amino-acid sequence MEFTFNHNNINVLDLEKSLNFYSEALGLVEVKRIEPQDGSFILVYLGDGSTQHSLELTWLRDRSEAYNLGDNEFHLALTVDDFEAAYEHHQKMGCICFENKEMGIYFINDPDNYWVEILPARF is encoded by the coding sequence ATGGAATTTACATTCAATCATAATAATATTAATGTCCTTGATTTAGAGAAAAGTCTTAATTTTTATAGTGAAGCGTTAGGCTTAGTTGAGGTTAAGAGAATTGAACCCCAGGATGGGAGCTTTATTCTTGTTTACCTTGGTGATGGATCTACACAACATTCGCTTGAGTTAACTTGGTTAAGGGATCGATCAGAAGCTTATAATTTAGGGGATAATGAATTTCATCTTGCTTTGACGGTCGATGATTTTGAAGCGGCCTATGAACATCATCAGAAAATGGGATGTATTTGTTTTGAAAATAAAGAAATGGGAATCTATTTTATTAATGACCCCGATAATTATTGGGTAGAGATTTTACCTGCTCGATTTTAA
- a CDS encoding MBL fold metallo-hydrolase, with amino-acid sequence MGDNTIKINYLYHSGFSVETKGHILIFDYYQGPIQLSDKPTYIFSSHSHADHFNPIIFEWQRTKADIHYILSSDISIPPEVTHTQSLSPYEECTIDGLKIKAYNSTDIGVSFLVECEGIHLFHAGDLNWWYWIDTPEEMEKAESGYKNEIEKIKGEPIDIAFFPVDPRLEKNYSAGAEHFIQEVHPQVLIPMHSFGHDEVAVQFAEKMEDSPTQILTFSDRSRERSLSFPTEK; translated from the coding sequence ATGGGAGATAATACGATTAAAATTAATTATTTATATCACAGTGGTTTCAGTGTTGAAACCAAGGGTCACATTCTTATTTTTGATTATTATCAAGGTCCTATTCAGCTTAGCGACAAGCCTACTTATATTTTTTCTTCACATAGCCATGCTGACCATTTTAATCCTATCATCTTTGAATGGCAAAGAACAAAAGCAGATATCCACTACATTCTGAGCAGTGATATTAGTATCCCTCCCGAAGTTACACATACTCAGTCACTATCTCCCTATGAGGAATGCACTATTGATGGACTTAAAATTAAAGCGTATAACTCCACCGATATCGGTGTTTCATTTCTCGTCGAATGCGAGGGAATCCATCTCTTTCACGCCGGTGATTTAAATTGGTGGTATTGGATCGATACTCCCGAAGAGATGGAAAAAGCCGAATCAGGCTATAAAAATGAAATCGAAAAAATAAAGGGAGAACCTATTGATATTGCCTTCTTCCCTGTCGATCCAAGACTAGAGAAGAATTATTCTGCTGGTGCAGAACATTTTATTCAGGAGGTTCATCCACAGGTTTTGATTCCCATGCATTCCTTTGGTCATGATGAAGTGGCTGTACAGTTTGCAGAAAAAATGGAAGATTCTCCAACCCAAATCCTCACTTTTAGCGATAGAAGCAGAGAAAGGAGCCTCTCCTTTCCTACCGAGAAGTAA
- a CDS encoding benzoate/H(+) symporter BenE family transporter gives MEIHPFRDLNSRNITVGIVAALLAITGPPALILEAATKGNFTTEQTIFWMFSVYVFGGILSIIMPLRYRMPIVGAHSITGVAFLATVTTQFTYPELIGAYLLSALLMLLVGVLGIFSKLMDYVPQEIISAMLAGMITKYIVNFVVSTTQLFIVGGIGLLAYLYFSKGKKRIPPMVAGVITGTALLLLTYPLSSKGMIADFAFPQVQTPDFSYISFLSVSIPLALLILSNDAAVGIGALEQNDYHPPVNRLVSLSGVFSIITSFFGGQSANVAGMMTAICAGEEAGPREKRYMGAVVSGVIILFFGLFSWMLIPWIQSLPPAFISILVGFALLGVFGNSLQISFSRPTMKLSAALAFVIALSNITLFNISAPVWSLLVGTLIARYVENEAVTSR, from the coding sequence TACCAAAGGGAATTTCACGACAGAACAAACTATTTTCTGGATGTTCTCTGTATATGTATTCGGCGGAATTTTGAGCATAATAATGCCCTTACGTTATCGAATGCCAATTGTGGGAGCTCATTCGATTACAGGAGTAGCCTTTCTTGCGACAGTCACTACACAATTTACCTATCCCGAACTGATTGGGGCTTATCTTCTTTCCGCATTATTGATGTTGCTTGTTGGCGTTTTGGGTATTTTTTCAAAGCTTATGGATTATGTACCCCAGGAAATAATCTCAGCAATGCTCGCAGGCATGATCACAAAATATATCGTTAATTTTGTAGTTTCCACTACGCAGCTATTTATCGTTGGGGGTATAGGCCTTCTTGCCTATCTCTATTTTAGTAAAGGGAAGAAGCGGATTCCGCCTATGGTTGCTGGGGTTATAACAGGAACGGCCCTCTTGCTTTTGACCTATCCTTTAAGCAGTAAGGGGATGATAGCTGATTTTGCCTTTCCACAGGTTCAAACTCCTGATTTTAGCTATATCAGTTTTCTCTCTGTTTCTATCCCACTCGCTCTTCTTATTCTAAGTAATGATGCAGCAGTGGGGATTGGAGCATTAGAGCAAAATGATTATCATCCACCGGTTAATCGGCTTGTTTCATTGAGTGGTGTTTTTTCGATCATTACGAGTTTTTTTGGTGGGCAATCGGCAAATGTTGCGGGAATGATGACTGCAATATGTGCGGGTGAAGAGGCCGGTCCGAGGGAAAAGAGATATATGGGAGCGGTTGTTTCTGGAGTGATCATTCTATTTTTTGGGTTATTCTCTTGGATGCTTATTCCTTGGATTCAATCTTTACCGCCAGCCTTTATTTCAATTCTTGTTGGCTTTGCCCTGCTCGGTGTGTTCGGAAATAGTTTGCAGATTAGTTTCTCCCGGCCTACGATGAAACTAAGTGCTGCACTAGCTTTTGTTATCGCATTATCAAATATTACGCTTTTCAATATCAGCGCCCCGGTATGGTCCTTGTTAGTGGGAACGTTGATTGCTCGCTATGTTGAAAATGAGGCAGTTACTTCTCGGTAG